From Bacillus sp. Bos-x628, the proteins below share one genomic window:
- a CDS encoding carboxymuconolactone decarboxylase family protein translates to MSGAMQQSLSDYKTAMGEFQKKMPVFGKKFNEFTEQCFQSGSLTQKEKQMIALGISIHAQDEYCMIYHTKGALDQGATEENVLEVVSVAAAFGGGAALSQGITVVQQCIDEFGGQTH, encoded by the coding sequence ATGAGCGGAGCCATGCAACAATCACTATCCGATTATAAAACCGCAATGGGTGAATTTCAGAAGAAAATGCCGGTGTTTGGCAAGAAATTCAATGAATTTACGGAGCAATGCTTTCAGAGCGGTTCTTTGACGCAAAAAGAGAAACAAATGATTGCCCTTGGCATTAGCATTCATGCACAAGATGAATATTGTATGATTTATCATACAAAGGGGGCGCTTGATCAAGGAGCTACAGAAGAGAATGTATTGGAAGTCGTCAGTGTAGCAGCAGCGTTCGGCGGGGGAGCGGCACTCAGCCAAGGGATCACTGTTGTTCAGCAATGTATTGATGAATTTGGCGGACAGACGCATTAA
- the metQ gene encoding methionine ABC transporter substrate-binding lipoprotein MetQ, whose amino-acid sequence MKKLILSALFLGFAGILAACGSSNNASESKTITVAASKTPHAEILEEAKPLLKEKGYDLKIKVLSDYKMYNKALAEKEVDANFFQHIPYLNEENKSNKDYNLVSAGAVHLEPFGIYSKKYKSVKDIPNGGTIIMTNNVAEQGRMLALLQNAGVIKLDSKVDTINATLKDIKENPKNLKFKKIAPELTAKAYENSEGDAVFINVNYAIQNHLNPKKDAIELEQTKNNPYANIVAVRKGDEKSEKIKTLMEVLHSNKIKEFIEKKYDGAVLPVSE is encoded by the coding sequence ATGAAGAAATTGATTTTAAGTGCACTATTTCTAGGATTTGCAGGCATTTTAGCTGCATGCGGTTCATCTAATAACGCAAGCGAAAGCAAAACCATCACGGTTGCTGCATCAAAAACACCACATGCTGAAATTCTTGAGGAAGCAAAACCACTTTTAAAAGAAAAAGGCTATGACCTAAAAATAAAAGTGCTTAGCGATTATAAAATGTACAATAAAGCTTTAGCTGAAAAAGAAGTGGATGCGAACTTTTTCCAACATATTCCTTACTTAAACGAAGAAAACAAATCAAACAAAGATTATAACCTAGTGAGTGCAGGTGCTGTTCACCTTGAGCCTTTCGGTATCTACTCTAAGAAATACAAATCAGTCAAAGATATTCCAAACGGCGGCACGATCATTATGACAAACAACGTGGCTGAGCAAGGCCGTATGCTTGCCCTACTTCAAAATGCTGGCGTGATCAAGCTTGATTCAAAGGTTGATACAATCAACGCAACATTGAAAGACATTAAAGAAAACCCAAAGAACTTGAAATTCAAAAAAATCGCTCCTGAACTCACAGCGAAAGCTTATGAAAACAGTGAAGGAGACGCAGTCTTTATCAACGTAAACTATGCAATTCAAAATCATTTGAATCCGAAGAAAGATGCAATTGAACTTGAGCAAACAAAGAACAACCCTTACGCAAACATTGTAGCTGTTCGTAAAGGTGATGAAAAATCAGAGAAAATCAAGACTTTAATGGAAGTGCTTCACTCTAACAAAATTAAAGAATTCATTGAAAAAAAATATGATGGTGCAGTCTTACCTGTATCTGAATAA
- a CDS encoding methionine ABC transporter permease produces MFEKWFPNVDLEVIWNATGETVYMTLISLAFAFVIGIILGLLLFLTSKGGLWENKPINAVIGAIVNIFRSIPFIILIILLLGFTKFLMHTILGPNAALPALVIGSAPFYARLVEIALREVDKGVIEAARSMGAKTSTIIFKVLLPESLPALISGITVTAIALIGSTAIAGAIGAGGLGDLAYVEGYQSGNTDVTLVATVFILIIVFIIQIIGDLITNKIDKR; encoded by the coding sequence ATGTTTGAGAAATGGTTCCCGAATGTTGACCTTGAAGTCATTTGGAATGCGACGGGTGAAACGGTGTATATGACGCTTATTTCACTTGCATTTGCTTTTGTCATCGGCATCATTCTAGGGCTATTGCTCTTTCTGACTAGTAAAGGCGGTTTATGGGAAAATAAACCGATCAATGCAGTTATCGGGGCAATCGTCAACATTTTTAGATCGATTCCTTTTATCATTTTAATCATTCTTTTATTAGGGTTTACAAAATTCTTAATGCATACCATTTTAGGTCCAAATGCAGCTCTGCCCGCCCTTGTCATTGGATCTGCACCTTTCTACGCACGTCTTGTTGAAATTGCACTTCGTGAGGTAGACAAAGGTGTGATTGAAGCGGCAAGATCAATGGGCGCAAAGACATCAACGATTATTTTTAAAGTCTTGCTGCCAGAATCATTGCCAGCCCTGATTTCAGGAATTACTGTCACAGCAATTGCTTTAATTGGTTCTACTGCAATTGCAGGTGCAATTGGGGCAGGCGGACTTGGTGACCTCGCCTATGTGGAAGGGTACCAATCTGGAAATACAGATGTCACACTTGTTGCCACTGTTTTTATCCTAATCATCGTCTTTATTATTCAGATAATCGGTGATTTGATAACCAATAAAATTGATAAACGTTAA
- a CDS encoding SCP2 sterol-binding domain-containing protein, producing the protein MEKTKAHGNTKQRFLLKPLLSSSSLKITFEAEADSCTLIVDERGEVKKLPAIELSDLTFYGERKEILQLLDGNLSLQQLISRGQVKVKGSFRALLRLEAVLWLTNGFFRKMIT; encoded by the coding sequence GTGGAAAAAACCAAAGCCCATGGAAACACAAAACAGCGATTTTTACTAAAACCGCTGCTCTCATCATCATCCTTGAAGATTACATTTGAAGCGGAAGCAGATTCTTGTACATTGATTGTGGATGAACGTGGTGAAGTTAAGAAACTACCTGCAATTGAGTTATCGGATCTCACTTTTTATGGTGAGAGAAAGGAAATTCTTCAATTATTAGATGGAAATTTATCTTTACAGCAATTAATTAGTCGTGGGCAAGTAAAGGTGAAAGGCTCATTCCGAGCACTTCTAAGATTAGAAGCGGTGCTTTGGCTGACGAACGGTTTTTTTAGGAAAATGATCACTTAG
- a CDS encoding methionine ABC transporter ATP-binding protein, whose product MIQLQNVSKTYHSKNGNVDAVKNVNLEIDKGEIFGIIGYSGAGKSSLIRLLNGLELPTEGIIEVAGNRINEISSAKLRKARQEISMIFQHFNLLWSRTVRQNIMFPLEIAGVPTSKRRARADELIKLVGLEGKENVYPSQLSGGQKQRVGIARALANNPKVLLCDEATSALDPQTTDSILELLADINQRLGLTIVLITHEMHVIRKICHRVAVMENGRIVEEGEVLRVFRQPKEEMTKRFVKQLVEPEEAKETIEHILERMKEGKVVRLSFIGDSAEQPLITDIIRSFQVDVNILQGKITQTQEGAFGTLFIHINGVETEVEKAIAYIQSKQVEIEVMTHV is encoded by the coding sequence GTGATCCAATTACAGAATGTATCAAAAACGTACCACTCAAAAAACGGAAATGTTGACGCGGTGAAAAACGTCAACTTGGAGATTGATAAAGGTGAAATATTCGGAATAATCGGGTATAGCGGCGCAGGGAAAAGCTCCCTGATTAGGCTACTAAACGGCCTAGAGTTGCCAACAGAAGGAATAATTGAAGTGGCAGGCAACCGGATTAATGAAATATCGAGCGCTAAACTTCGCAAGGCAAGACAGGAAATCAGCATGATTTTCCAGCACTTTAACCTACTATGGTCGAGAACTGTGCGGCAAAATATTATGTTCCCGCTTGAAATTGCAGGTGTACCGACTTCAAAACGGAGAGCTCGTGCAGATGAACTGATTAAATTGGTCGGCTTAGAAGGAAAAGAAAATGTCTATCCGTCGCAACTTAGCGGCGGACAAAAGCAGCGCGTAGGGATTGCTAGAGCACTAGCAAATAATCCAAAGGTTCTTCTTTGTGATGAAGCAACGTCTGCTCTTGATCCACAAACGACAGATTCCATTCTAGAGCTTTTGGCAGATATCAATCAACGATTAGGTTTAACCATTGTGCTCATTACACACGAAATGCATGTCATTCGTAAAATTTGTCATCGTGTGGCGGTCATGGAAAATGGACGTATTGTCGAAGAGGGCGAGGTATTACGCGTCTTTAGACAGCCGAAGGAAGAAATGACGAAGCGATTTGTGAAACAGCTTGTTGAACCGGAGGAAGCCAAGGAAACGATTGAGCACATCTTAGAGCGAATGAAAGAAGGGAAGGTTGTTCGTTTGTCCTTTATCGGCGATTCTGCCGAGCAGCCGCTCATTACTGATATCATTCGATCATTCCAAGTCGATGTGAACATCCTCCAGGGGAAAATTACTCAAACGCAGGAAGGTGCGTTTGGAACACTCTTTATCCACATCAATGGAGTAGAGACTGAAGTGGAAAAAGCCATCGCCTATATTCAAAGTAAACAGGTCGAAATTGAGGTGATGACACATGTTTGA
- a CDS encoding thioredoxin family protein — protein sequence MKEIEEHELKEIKDDLFLLYLYTPFCGTCQLAKKMLTVVDTMQPDVPFYENNLNYSPGLAKGFEIESVPCFLLFKEGKIVQKGYAFHSVPYLHEMIETAK from the coding sequence ATGAAAGAGATTGAGGAGCATGAATTGAAGGAGATAAAGGACGATTTATTTCTTTTGTATTTATATACACCGTTTTGTGGAACGTGCCAGCTTGCGAAGAAAATGCTGACAGTTGTAGATACCATGCAGCCAGATGTTCCATTTTACGAGAATAATTTAAATTATTCACCTGGTTTAGCGAAAGGATTTGAAATAGAAAGTGTTCCATGCTTTCTATTGTTTAAAGAAGGCAAGATCGTTCAAAAAGGCTATGCCTTTCATTCTGTTCCATATCTTCATGAAATGATTGAAACCGCTAAATAA